From Chiloscyllium punctatum isolate Juve2018m chromosome 36, sChiPun1.3, whole genome shotgun sequence, the proteins below share one genomic window:
- the LOC140460356 gene encoding uncharacterized protein has protein sequence MEKPEESHLLEKPWKCGDCGKGFRFPSSLEIHRRSHTGQKPYLCPVCGEGFRHSSTLLTHQRIHTGERPHSCPECGKAFTQVSGLLNHQWVHTRERPFSCPECRKAFSDSSSLLRHQRVHTGARPFSCPECGKAFSDSSSLLRHQRAHTGERSFSCPECGKAFSDSSSLLRHQRVHTGERPFSCPECRKAFSNSSALLRHQRVHTGERPFSCTECRKTFSNSSTLLTHWRVHTGEKPFSCPECGKAFSNSSDRLTHQRVHTGARPFPCPECGKAFTRSSNLRRHQRVHVQSQGD, from the coding sequence atggagaaacctgaggaatcccacctcttggagaaaccgtggaagtgtggtgactgtgggaaaggcttccgtttcccatcTTCCCTGGAGATTCATCGGCGTAGTCACACCGGGCAGAAGCCGTACCTCTGCCCTGTCTGTGGGGAGGGCTTCAGacattcctccaccctgctgacccaccagcggatccacacgggggagaggccccacagctgccccgagtgcgggaaggcctttacccaggtctcTGGACTGCTAaaccaccagtgggtccacacgagggagaggcccttcagctgtcccgagtgcaggaaggccttcagtgattcctcctctctgctgaggcaccagcgggtccacacgggggcgAGGCCATTCAGctgtcccgagtgcgggaaggccttcagcgattcctcctctctgctgaggcaccagcgggccCACACTGGGGAGAGGTCCTTCAGctgtcccgagtgcgggaaggccttcagtgattcctcctctctgctgaggcaccagcgggtccacacgggggagaggcccttcagctgccccgaatgcaggaaggccttcagcaattcctctgccctgctaaggcaccagcgggtccacaccggggagcggCCCTTCAGCTGCACTGAGTGCAGGAAGactttcagcaattcctccaccctgctgactcactggcgggtccacactggggagaaacccttcagctgccccgagtgcgggaaggccttcagcaattcctccgacaggctgacccaccagcgggtccacaccggcgcgaggccattcccctgccccgagtgtgggaaggccttcacccgctcctccaacctccggaggcaccagcgagttcatgtacaatcgcagggggattga